DNA sequence from the Novosphingobium sp. KACC 22771 genome:
GCAGGGGGGCTTGGCCTGAATCCAGCCAAAGCCGGTTTTCATTTCCACCGGCGCAATGGTGCGCAGCGACCAATCGTTGATCTGGACCAGCAGCTTGATATGCCCTGCCGCCTCCTCGGGCGTGACGCCCATGGGGACGGTATCGACGATCACCCCGAACTCGCCCTCAAAATCAATCCCATCCGCCTCGGACGGCAGGGGAATCGCGTCGTTGGGGCCGTAAAACCGGTCCGAAACGCCCTGATACATAAGGGGGCGGTCGGTATCGTGCGGGGGCGAGTTGAAGGCGATCTGCATCAATTCGCCATGGGTGGAAAAGGCCGACCCGTCGAGCCATTGCCACGAACGCGGCAAGGGGGCGAGCAGCCGCGTTGGATCAAGATGCCCGCCGCCGCCATTCTCCAGTAGCGCCGAGAGCCGCCCCAGCATGGGCAGCGCTCTGTCCCAATCGGCAATGGCCGAAATCAGGTTCAGGTCCGGCGCGGACAGATAGCGCGCCCCGTCGGCGGAAACCACAACCAGCTCGCCATCGGGGCGTCCGTTGCGCAAGGTAGCAAGGCGCATGATTATTCCTCGATGATGGCCACGGCGCGGGTCCAGCCTGCGGATGCGCCCTTGATCTTGTGGGGAAAGCAGGAAACGGTGAAGCCATGCGGGGGCAGGGCCTCAAGGTTGTGCAGCTTTTCAAGGTGGCAATAGCCGATGTCGCGCCCGGCCTTGTGGCCTTCCCAGATGAGGGAGGTATCGCCGGTTTCGGCCACTTTTTCCGCCGTCAGGGCAAAAGGCGCGTCCCAGCTCCACGCATCGGTGCCCGTCACGCGCACGCCGCGTGTGGTCAGATACATCGTCGCCTCATAGCCCATGCCACAGCCGATGTTGACATAGTTGGGGTTGCCCACCGCCATGCCCGCCGCCGTATTGACCAGCACGATGTCCAGAGGCTGCAATTCATGCCCGATGCGGTTCAACTCGTCCTCGACATCCTGCGC
Encoded proteins:
- a CDS encoding cyclase family protein, with the protein product MSRRFIDLSITLCNDVITDPPFLKPEITYQVHAETLTELGHFFPGITAEQTPDGAGFAAAEWVKLTTHSGTHLDAPYHFHPTMDAASGEAKRSLTIDEIPLEWCFQRGVKLDFRHLPDGYVVTAQDVEDELNRIGHELQPLDIVLVNTAAGMAVGNPNYVNIGCGMGYEATMYLTTRGVRVTGTDAWSWDAPFALTAEKVAETGDTSLIWEGHKAGRDIGYCHLEKLHNLEALPPHGFTVSCFPHKIKGASAGWTRAVAIIEE
- a CDS encoding fumarylacetoacetate hydrolase family protein, with the translated sequence MRLATLRNGRPDGELVVVSADGARYLSAPDLNLISAIADWDRALPMLGRLSALLENGGGGHLDPTRLLAPLPRSWQWLDGSAFSTHGELMQIAFNSPPHDTDRPLMYQGVSDRFYGPNDAIPLPSEADGIDFEGEFGVIVDTVPMGVTPEEAAGHIKLLVQINDWSLRTIAPVEMKTGFGWIQAKPPCSMAPFAVTPDELGADWANGRIGADLSVTWNGERFGLVRGDQMSFSFPELIAHAARSRELVAGTIIGSGTVSNAEYATRGSACISERRAIEMIADGKPTTSFMHFGDTIRMEAITSTGAKPFGAIDQQVVQAG